Proteins found in one Streptomyces sp. NBC_00461 genomic segment:
- a CDS encoding trimeric intracellular cation channel family protein, giving the protein MLQQLFSPSVQHTLDLVGIFVFAISGALLAVRKNFDVFGIAVLAEATALGGGLFRDLIIGAVPPAAFTDFGYFVTPLFAALLVFFLHPHVERIQAGVNVFDAAGLGLFCVAGTTKAYEYGLGLTQSATLGLATAVGGGVLRDVLANEVPSLLRWDRDLYAVPAIVGATMAVLCIRYDALTPLTGGLAALTAFVLRLLAMKYHWRAPRAWNRRSTVREE; this is encoded by the coding sequence GTGCTTCAGCAACTGTTCAGCCCCTCCGTCCAGCACACGCTCGACCTCGTCGGCATCTTCGTGTTCGCCATCTCCGGCGCGCTGCTGGCCGTCCGCAAGAACTTCGACGTCTTCGGCATCGCCGTGCTCGCCGAGGCCACCGCGCTGGGCGGAGGGCTGTTCCGTGACCTGATCATCGGCGCCGTACCGCCCGCCGCCTTCACGGACTTCGGCTACTTCGTCACCCCGCTGTTCGCCGCCCTTCTCGTCTTCTTCCTCCACCCGCACGTGGAACGCATCCAGGCCGGGGTGAACGTCTTCGACGCGGCCGGCCTCGGCCTGTTCTGCGTCGCCGGGACGACGAAGGCGTACGAGTACGGGCTCGGCCTCACCCAGTCGGCGACCCTCGGCCTCGCCACCGCCGTCGGCGGCGGTGTCCTGCGCGACGTGCTCGCCAACGAGGTGCCCTCGCTGCTGCGTTGGGACCGCGACCTGTACGCGGTCCCGGCGATCGTCGGTGCCACCATGGCCGTCCTGTGCATCCGCTACGACGCCCTCACCCCGCTCACGGGCGGGCTCGCGGCCCTCACCGCCTTCGTCCTGCGCCTGCTCGCGATGAAGTACCACTGGCGAGCGCCGCGTGCGTGGAACCGGCGCTCGACGGTGCGCGAGGAGTAG